A portion of the Paenibacillus marchantiae genome contains these proteins:
- a CDS encoding iron-containing alcohol dehydrogenase, protein MRSFQFYNPTRLIFGKGQLEALKTEVPKYGKRVLLVYGGGSIKRSGLYDQVIGLLKEVGAEVTELAGVEPNPRLSTVHKGVDLCKTNNIDLILAVGGGSVLDCAKAIAVGAKYDGDMWDFAQRKAVAQDALPLGTVLTMAATGSEMNAGSVITNQDTQEKLGWGSAYSFPAFSILDPVNTYTVPLDQTVYGMVDMMSHVLEHYFHLDANTPVQLGFCETILRTVMDAAPRLVEDLENYELRETILYCGTMALNGVLNMGLAGDWATHNIEHAVSAVYDIPHGGGLAILFPHWMKHNVDVNVDRFKRLAINVFEVNPEGKSDKQIAEEGIEALSKFWTSIGAPNRLADYDIDDSQIEVMADKAMLFGPFGNFKKLQREDVVSIYKASL, encoded by the coding sequence ATGAGATCATTTCAATTTTATAATCCAACCCGATTGATTTTCGGTAAAGGTCAGCTGGAAGCACTGAAAACCGAAGTACCGAAATACGGCAAACGGGTTCTGCTTGTATATGGTGGCGGCAGTATCAAACGCAGCGGATTGTACGATCAGGTGATCGGTTTGCTGAAGGAAGTTGGAGCTGAGGTTACGGAGTTGGCTGGTGTAGAACCGAACCCACGTCTTTCGACGGTTCACAAAGGCGTAGACCTTTGCAAAACGAATAACATTGACCTGATCCTCGCTGTAGGCGGCGGCAGTGTACTGGACTGTGCCAAAGCGATTGCCGTAGGTGCTAAATATGACGGCGACATGTGGGACTTTGCTCAGCGCAAAGCCGTAGCACAGGATGCTCTTCCACTCGGAACCGTGCTGACAATGGCTGCAACTGGCTCGGAAATGAATGCCGGTTCGGTTATCACGAATCAGGATACACAGGAGAAGTTGGGCTGGGGCAGCGCGTATTCGTTCCCTGCGTTCTCAATTCTTGATCCGGTAAATACATATACCGTTCCTCTGGACCAAACGGTTTATGGCATGGTTGATATGATGTCCCACGTACTGGAGCATTACTTCCATCTGGATGCCAACACACCGGTTCAACTCGGATTCTGTGAGACGATTCTGCGCACAGTTATGGATGCAGCCCCTCGTTTGGTTGAAGACCTGGAGAACTATGAACTGCGTGAAACGATTCTGTACTGCGGAACGATGGCATTGAATGGTGTACTGAACATGGGTCTCGCTGGTGACTGGGCTACTCACAATATCGAACACGCGGTATCCGCAGTGTATGACATTCCGCATGGCGGAGGGCTCGCGATTCTGTTCCCGCATTGGATGAAGCATAATGTGGACGTCAATGTGGATCGTTTCAAACGTCTCGCGATCAATGTGTTCGAAGTTAATCCTGAAGGTAAATCGGACAAACAGATTGCTGAAGAAGGCATCGAAGCGTTGAGCAAATTCTGGACATCCATTGGTGCGCCTAACCGTCTGGCTGATTATGATATCGATGACAGCCAAATCGAAGTGATGGCTGACAAAGCCATGCTCTTCGGCCCATTTGGTAACTTCAAAAAATTGCAACGTGAAGACGTTGTATCTATCTACAAGGCTTCTCTATAA
- a CDS encoding MSMEG_1061 family FMN-dependent PPOX-type flavoprotein, whose product MEKKALDIPLITDAEELQGMVGEPHEHVRNKAISFVDSHVQNFLSISPLFFLSTSDRDGKSDVSPRGDGAGFVKVYDTYRLIYPERPGNRRIDSLLNILSNPGIGMLFLIPGLNEVLRINGTASITKDEEFIASMGWTGKTIGAAVIVDVEECFIHCPRAFKQAGLWASETWVDAEDLPSTSEMFRAHLQINGLL is encoded by the coding sequence ATGGAAAAGAAGGCATTGGATATTCCGTTGATCACAGATGCTGAGGAACTGCAAGGCATGGTGGGTGAACCGCATGAACATGTGCGTAACAAGGCAATCTCATTTGTGGATTCACATGTTCAGAACTTTCTATCCATATCACCATTATTTTTCCTCTCCACGTCCGATCGTGATGGGAAAAGTGATGTGTCACCCCGGGGCGATGGAGCGGGATTCGTAAAAGTTTATGATACATATCGGCTCATCTATCCCGAACGCCCGGGCAATCGGCGGATAGACTCCTTGTTGAACATTTTGTCTAACCCTGGTATTGGCATGCTCTTTTTGATTCCGGGTCTGAATGAAGTGCTGCGCATTAATGGTACAGCGTCCATTACCAAGGATGAAGAATTTATCGCGAGTATGGGCTGGACCGGTAAAACGATTGGTGCGGCTGTCATTGTGGATGTGGAAGAGTGCTTTATCCATTGTCCGCGGGCATTCAAACAGGCTGGATTATGGGCCTCAGAAACCTGGGTGGATGCTGAAGATTTGCCTTCAACGAGCGAGATGTTTCGAGCCCACTTGCAGATTAACGGGTTGTTATAA